The Sebastes fasciatus isolate fSebFas1 chromosome 13, fSebFas1.pri, whole genome shotgun sequence genome includes a region encoding these proteins:
- the stard3 gene encoding stAR-related lipid transfer protein 3 has translation MPGVDYGELGGSLPAIASLNASYSTSLSLPSPYMLVPLAERKAISDVRRTFCLFVTFDLLFISLLWIIELNISSSGIWDNLKNEVVLYNYRSSFFDIFLLAVFRFLCLQVGYAAFRLKHWWVIAVTTLVTSVFLVVKVIVSSLLSRNAFGYVIPITSFVVAWLETWFLDFKVLTQEADDERAYLAAVNAACERAPMIYPRAVSDGQFYSPPESEAGSEEDLDEEGLGRRAVTTQEKEYVRQGREAMTVVEQILAQEDNWKFEKNNDMGDSVYTLEIPFHGKTFILKAFMQCPAELVYQEVILQPEKMVQWNRTISGCQILQRVDDNTLVSYDVSSGAAGGVVSARDFVNVRRVERKRDCYLSAGMATEHDAKPPIGRYVRGENGPGGFVVLKSSSNPSVCTFIWILNTDLKGRLPRYLIHQSLAATMFEFMSHLRQRISDVRPSLRSLHHI, from the exons ATGCCAGGTGTAGACTACGGGGAGCTCGGGGGCAGCCTCCCTGCCATCGCCTCCCTGAACGCTTCCTACTCCACGTCGCTGTCCCTTCCTTCCCCGTACATGTTGGTGCCGCTCGCAGAGCGCAAGGCCATCTCTGACGTCCGCCGCACCTTCTGTCTCTTCGTGACGTTCGACCTGCTCTTCATCTCCCTTCTGTGGATCATCGAGCTGAAC ATCTCCAGCTCAGGGATCTGGGACAACTTAAAAAATGAGGTCGTCCTTTATAACTACAGGTCTTCCTTCTTTGACATCTTT CTCCTTGCCGTGTTTCGTTTCCTGTGTCTACAAGTGGGTTACGCTGCTTTTCGGTTGAAGCACTGGTGGGTCATTGCA GTTACCACTCTTGTGACCAGCGTCTTCCTCGTTGTCAAGGTCATCGTATCCAGT CTCCTCTCCCGGAATGCCTTTGGCTACGTGATACCCATCACTTCGTTTGTGGTGGCCTGGCTGGAGACCTGGTTCCTCGACTTCAAGGTGCTCACTCAGGAGGCCGATGATGAGAGAG CATACCTGGCGGCGGTGAACGCAGCCTGCGAACGAGCCCCCATGATCTACCCCCGGGCTGTTTCAGACGGACAGTTTTACTCTCCACCTGAATCTGAAGCAG GGTCTGAAGAGGATCTGGATGAGGAGGGTCTCGGACGCAGAGCTGTCACTACACAG GAGAAGGAGTACGTCAGACAGGGTCGGGAGGCCATGACTGTGGTGGAACAGATCCTAGCCCAGGAGGACAACTGGAAGTTTGAGAAAAACAAT GACATGGGAGACTCCGTCTACACTCTGGAGATCCCCTTCCATGGAAAGACTTTCATTCTGAAG GCCTTCATGCAGTGTCCTGCTGAGCTTGTGTATCAGGAGGTGATTCTGCAACCAGAGAAGATGGTCCAGTGGAACCGAACAATTTCTGGCTGCCAG ATCCTTCAGAGGGTTGACGACAACACTCTGGTGTCCTATGATGTGTCCTCTGGAGCAGCGGGGGGAGTTGTGTCTGCGAG GGACTTTGTTAATGTTCGCCGAGTGGAACGCAAACGAGACTGCTACCTGTCTGCTGGCATGGCAACCGAGCACGACGCCAAACCTCCCATCGGTCGTTACGTCAG AGGAGAGAACGGTCCGGGAGGATTCGTGGTTCTCAAATCCAGCAGCAACCCGTCCGTCTGCACCTTCATCTGGATCCTCAACACAGACTTGAAG GGCCGACTGCCCCGCTACCTCATCCACCAGAGTCTGGCCGCCACCATGTTTGAATTCATGTCCCATTTACGCCAACGTATCTCTGATGTGCGGCCCTCTCTCCGCTCCCTCCACCACATTTAA
- the LOC141780812 gene encoding melanoregulin, whose product MGSFFMKFCCCCCAGDDGDDDEKQPLVPQDPLEYFNREVQKRRDEETNLWSEPGDPSHSERDDDRTLYSLLQARNQTRMGSTGYRRLSVNIESMRDTRREVRDKWKQILENLGFMAEADSLLNVSAGASHDRMRNAQAARDLLHTLHTETSLFSSREPPPERYLLILDRLLYLDIAEDFLATAKRFYPPKDDSDEEESGLAINLPLLMARMAMNGTGNNEDDDDDESGRDD is encoded by the exons ATGGGTTCATTCTTTATGaagttctgctgctgctgctgcgctggGGACGACGGCGATGACGATGAAAAGCAGCCTTTAGTACC TCAGGATCCGTTGGAGTATTTTAACCGTGAAGTCCAGAAGCGTCGTGATGAGGAGACCAACCTGTGGAGCGAGCCAGGTGACCCTAGCCACTCGGAGAGAGATGACGACCGGACCCTTTACAGCCTGCTGCAGGCCAGGAACCAGACCCGAATGGGATCCACG GGCTATCGCCGACTAAGTGTTAACATTGAGTCCATGAGAGATACCCGTCGAGAAGTCCGAGACAAATGGAAGCAAATCCTGGAGAACTTAG GTTTCATGGCGGAGGCAGACTCGCTGCTGAACGTGTCTGCTGGAGCCTCACATGACCGTATGCGTAACGCCCAAGCAGCACGTGACTTGCTGCATACGCTCCACACCGAGACGTCCCTCTTTAGCAGCAGAGAGCCGCCACCAGAAAGATATCTACTGATCCTG GATCGGCTCCTGTATCTAGACATAGCTGAAGATTTCCTGGCAACGGCAAAGCGCTTCTATCCTCCAAAGGATGATTCTGACGAGGAGGAGTCGGGCCTCGCCATAAACCTGCCGCTGCTGATGGCCAGGATGGCCATGAACGGAACAGGCAATAACGAagacgacgatgatgatgagAGCGGAAGAGACGATTGA
- the tcap gene encoding telethonin, whose translation MKPICSALEKRNGVVVGAELACSVREENKADRESYSADWHSVSLKTQPQDRQTMNMNDDSRRETLSRQWLARTLKQTCPSGVFRVGTVERGVREHQLLPKRKTLPLPIFVPAELGIRLGRGAPHTEEDLQPFPIPDGACPSKRTVDEITRDLPPVKPTLMEFVKGPRDLGRSVSQEAQRG comes from the exons ATGAAGCCAATCTGTAGCGCCCTGGAGAAGCGTAACGGCGTGGTGGTGGGAGCTGAGCTGGCCTGCAGCGTTCGGGAGGAGAACAAGGCTGACAGGGAGAGCTACAGCGCCGACTGGCATAGTGTCAGTCTCAAGACTCAACCTCAGGACAG ACAGACAATGAACATGAATGACGACTCTCGCAGGGAGACTCTGTCCCGGCAGTGGCTGGCCCGTACGCTGAAACAGACCTGCCCCTCTGGTGTCTTCCGAGTGGGCACCGTGGAAAGAGGAGTGAGGGAGCACCAGCTGCTGCCAAAGAGGAAAACCCTCCCCTTGCCCATCTTCGTCCCCGCAGAGCTGGGCATCAGGCTCGGACGTGGAGCCCCGCACACCGAGGAGGACTTGCAGCCCTTCCCCATCCCGGACGGAGCCTGTCCCAGCAAGAGGACCGTGGACGAGATCACAAGAGACCTGCCCCCAGTCAAGCCCACCCTCATGGAGTTCGTCAAAGGGCCCAGAGACCTGGGTCGCTCCGTGTCTCAAGAGGCCCAGAGagggtga